One genomic segment of Pseudomonas chlororaphis subsp. aurantiaca includes these proteins:
- a CDS encoding GntP family permease, giving the protein MFGMSQETYLLVDAVVTIIGLIVLITRFKLHPFIALTIAAGFLGLTSGMPVDKIIKAFQDGFGGVLGFVGIILALGTMLGKMMAESGGADQIAQTLIRSFGKERVQWAMMFAAFLVGIPLFFEIGFVLLIPLVFIVARRTGVSIIKIGIPLLAGLSAVHGLVPPHPGPLLAIGVFGADIGKTILYGLIVALPTAIIAGPIYGTFIAKHIPGHPSQELVDQLARENTSANLPSFSVTLLTVLLPVFLMLLKTFADVAFPDGHFFRIWMDMIGHPISALLLALLLSLYTFGSRQGIGSRQILKLLDASLAPTAAIILIIGAGGGFKQMLVTSGVGDVIGHMAVNAQISPILLAWLVAAVIRIATGSATVATITGAGIVVPVVGMIPGVNRELLVLATGAGSLILSHVNDAGFWLVKQYFNMTVAETFKTWTAMETILSVVGLIFILLLSLVV; this is encoded by the coding sequence ATGTTTGGCATGTCCCAAGAGACCTATCTGCTGGTAGACGCAGTGGTCACCATTATCGGGCTGATCGTGCTGATCACCCGATTCAAGCTGCATCCCTTCATTGCCCTGACCATCGCCGCGGGTTTCCTCGGCCTGACTTCGGGCATGCCGGTGGACAAGATCATCAAGGCGTTCCAGGACGGCTTCGGCGGTGTACTCGGTTTCGTCGGGATCATCCTCGCGCTGGGCACCATGCTCGGCAAAATGATGGCCGAATCCGGCGGTGCGGATCAGATCGCCCAGACCCTGATCCGCTCGTTCGGCAAGGAGCGGGTGCAGTGGGCGATGATGTTCGCCGCCTTCCTGGTGGGCATCCCGCTGTTCTTCGAGATCGGCTTCGTGCTGCTGATCCCGCTGGTGTTCATCGTCGCCCGGCGCACCGGCGTGTCGATCATCAAGATCGGCATCCCGCTGCTGGCCGGCCTGTCCGCGGTGCACGGCCTGGTGCCGCCGCATCCGGGCCCGCTGCTGGCCATCGGCGTGTTCGGCGCCGACATCGGCAAGACCATTCTTTACGGCCTGATCGTTGCCCTGCCGACCGCGATCATCGCCGGTCCGATCTACGGCACCTTCATCGCCAAGCACATCCCGGGTCATCCGTCCCAGGAACTGGTCGATCAGCTGGCGCGCGAGAACACCTCGGCCAACCTGCCGAGCTTCAGCGTGACCCTGCTCACCGTGCTGCTGCCGGTGTTCCTGATGCTGCTCAAGACCTTCGCCGACGTAGCCTTCCCGGACGGGCATTTCTTCCGCATCTGGATGGACATGATCGGTCACCCGATCAGCGCGCTGTTGCTGGCCTTGCTGCTGTCGCTCTACACCTTCGGTTCGCGCCAGGGCATCGGCTCCCGGCAGATCCTCAAGCTGCTCGACGCCAGCCTGGCGCCGACCGCGGCGATCATCCTGATCATCGGTGCCGGCGGTGGCTTCAAGCAGATGCTGGTGACCAGCGGCGTGGGTGACGTGATCGGCCACATGGCGGTCAACGCGCAGATCTCGCCGATCCTCCTGGCGTGGCTGGTAGCGGCGGTGATTCGCATCGCCACCGGTTCGGCGACCGTGGCGACCATCACTGGCGCGGGCATCGTGGTGCCAGTGGTCGGCATGATTCCTGGGGTGAACCGGGAGCTGCTGGTGCTGGCCACCGGTGCCGGTTCGCTGATCCTGTCCCACGTCAACGACGCCGGTTTCTGGCTGGTGAAGCAGTACTTCAACATGACCGTGGCGGAAACCTTCAAGACCTGGACCGCGATGGAAACCATCCTCTCAGTGGTCGGCCTGATCTTTATCCTGCTGCTGTCGCTGGTGGTCTGA
- the alaC gene encoding alanine transaminase, which yields MAEQGSPRRFARIDRLPPYVFNITAELKMAARRRGEDIIDLSMGNPDGATPPHIVEKLVTVAQREDTHGYSTSKGIPRLRRAISRWYKDRYEVDIDPESEAIVTIGSKEGLAHLMLATLDQGDTVLVPNPSYPIHIYGAVIAGAQVRSVPLVPGVDFFDELERAIRGSIPKPKMMILGFPSNPTAQCVELDFFERVIALAKQYDVLVIHDLAYADIVYDGWKAPSIMQVPGAKDIAVEFFTLSKSYNMAGWRIGFMVGNPELVSALARIKSYHDYGTFTPLQVAAIAALEGDQQCVKDIAEQYRQRRNVLVKGLHELGWMVENPKASMYVWAKIPEAYAHLGSLEFAKKLLAEAKVCVSPGVGFGEYGDDHVRFALIENQDRIRQAVRGIRGMFRADGLVQKG from the coding sequence ATGGCCGAACAAGGTTCGCCGCGCCGCTTTGCGCGCATAGATCGACTCCCCCCCTACGTATTCAATATCACTGCCGAGCTGAAGATGGCTGCGCGTCGGCGCGGCGAAGACATCATCGACTTGAGCATGGGTAACCCCGACGGTGCGACTCCGCCGCACATCGTCGAGAAACTGGTCACCGTCGCCCAGCGCGAAGACACCCACGGCTACTCCACCTCCAAGGGTATTCCGCGTCTGCGCCGGGCCATTTCGCGCTGGTACAAGGATCGCTACGAGGTCGATATCGACCCGGAAAGCGAAGCCATCGTCACCATCGGTTCCAAGGAAGGCCTGGCGCACCTGATGCTCGCCACCCTGGACCAGGGCGACACCGTGCTGGTGCCCAACCCGAGCTACCCGATCCATATCTACGGCGCAGTGATCGCCGGCGCCCAGGTGCGTTCGGTGCCGCTGGTGCCGGGCGTGGACTTCTTCGACGAACTGGAACGGGCCATCCGCGGCTCGATCCCGAAACCGAAGATGATGATCCTCGGCTTCCCGTCCAACCCTACCGCGCAGTGCGTCGAGCTGGACTTCTTCGAGCGGGTGATCGCCCTGGCCAAGCAGTACGACGTGCTGGTGATCCATGACCTGGCCTACGCCGACATCGTCTACGACGGCTGGAAAGCCCCGTCGATCATGCAGGTGCCGGGCGCCAAGGACATCGCGGTGGAGTTCTTCACCCTGTCCAAGAGCTACAACATGGCCGGTTGGCGCATCGGCTTCATGGTCGGCAACCCGGAACTGGTCAGCGCCCTGGCGCGGATCAAGAGCTACCACGACTACGGCACCTTCACCCCGTTGCAGGTGGCGGCCATCGCCGCGCTGGAAGGCGACCAGCAGTGCGTGAAAGACATCGCCGAGCAGTACCGCCAGCGCCGCAATGTGCTGGTCAAGGGCCTGCACGAGCTGGGCTGGATGGTCGAGAACCCCAAGGCTTCGATGTACGTCTGGGCGAAGATTCCCGAGGCCTACGCCCACCTGGGCTCGCTGGAGTTCGCCAAGAAGCTGCTGGCCGAGGCCAAGGTCTGCGTCTCGCCAGGCGTCGGTTTCGGCGAGTACGGCGACGACCATGTGCGTTTCGCCCTGATCGAAAACCAGGACCGCATCCGCCAGGCCGTGCGCGGTATCCGCGGCATGTTCCGCGCCGATGGGCTGGTGCAGAAAGGCTGA